The Cyclobacteriaceae bacterium genome includes a region encoding these proteins:
- a CDS encoding oxidoreductase, with protein MKIAIIAGATGLIGSQLLDLLLEDTYYSKVIAVTRKPITKSSARFENVVINFDKMQEYTSQLKADDVFCCLGTTIKQAGSKEAFRKVDLSYPVSLATITKSMGAQHFYLVTALGSNEKSSIFYNRVKGEVERMISEIGFESLHVFRPSMLLGPRIDERAGENVGQGVMKVLDFVIPKKYKAIESIRVARAMLSISKAPGTGSFFHESGELQSF; from the coding sequence ATGAAGATCGCTATTATCGCTGGAGCTACCGGTTTAATTGGCTCTCAGCTTCTTGACTTATTGCTTGAGGATACTTATTACAGCAAAGTCATTGCGGTAACAAGAAAACCAATAACAAAATCCTCTGCAAGATTTGAGAATGTTGTTATCAACTTTGATAAAATGCAAGAATATACAAGTCAATTGAAAGCGGATGATGTTTTCTGTTGTCTTGGAACCACTATCAAACAGGCCGGCTCAAAGGAAGCTTTCCGCAAAGTAGATTTGAGCTACCCTGTTTCATTGGCCACCATTACTAAAAGCATGGGAGCTCAGCATTTTTACCTGGTAACTGCACTCGGATCTAATGAAAAATCTTCAATTTTTTATAATCGGGTAAAGGGTGAAGTGGAGCGGATGATATCAGAAATTGGTTTTGAATCCCTTCACGTTTTTCGACCCTCCATGTTATTAGGACCAAGAATTGACGAACGGGCAGGAGAGAATGTTGGGCAAGGCGTTATGAAGGTTCTTGATTTTGTGATTCCCAAAAAATACAAGGCTATTGAATCCATCAGGGTTGCCAGAGCAATGCTTAGTATTTCAAAAGCCCCTGGAACCGGAAGTTTTTTTCATGAATCTGGAGAATTGCAATCATTCTGA
- a CDS encoding iron-sulfur cluster assembly accessory protein, translating to MFDQVKPVTLSSRAAEEVQKIMFTKNIPSDYGLRIGVKGGGGCGGAKLIVGFDKKHDSDISYEINGIPVYVDKKHAMYVIGKEVDFYEGDEGRGFMFVEQVSEKS from the coding sequence ATGTTTGATCAGGTAAAGCCCGTGACTCTCTCCTCCAGGGCCGCTGAAGAAGTGCAAAAAATCATGTTTACAAAGAATATTCCTTCTGACTACGGTTTAAGAATTGGAGTAAAAGGTGGTGGTGGTTGTGGTGGAGCAAAACTTATTGTCGGCTTCGACAAGAAACATGATTCAGATATCTCCTATGAAATAAATGGAATTCCGGTCTATGTTGATAAAAAGCATGCTATGTATGTGATCGGAAAAGAGGTTGACTTTTATGAAGGAGATGAAGGAAGAGGGTTTATGTTTGTTGAGCAGGTGAGCGAAAAATCTTAA
- the folB gene encoding dihydroneopterin aldolase → MTGKVILEGLEFHAYHGVYPHERSSGNKFELDIVIETEFSEAAFHDDLSGTINYENVYALVKAEMEKPSKLLERVGHLIAEEILKVFTDAKVVQVSISKFNPPIGGVCKKASVVINKKR, encoded by the coding sequence ATGACCGGAAAAGTCATTCTTGAAGGACTGGAATTTCACGCCTATCATGGAGTGTATCCGCATGAGCGTTCTTCCGGAAATAAATTCGAGTTGGATATAGTTATTGAAACCGAATTTTCGGAAGCTGCCTTTCATGATGACTTATCTGGAACGATTAATTATGAAAATGTCTATGCCTTGGTAAAAGCGGAGATGGAGAAACCTTCAAAGTTACTGGAGCGTGTGGGTCACCTGATCGCAGAAGAAATTCTGAAGGTGTTTACAGATGCGAAGGTAGTTCAGGTTAGTATTTCAAAATTCAATCCGCCGATCGGAGGAGTTTGTAAGAAGGCGTCTGTTGTGATTAATAAGAAGAGATAA
- a CDS encoding DivIVA domain-containing protein, translating into MKITPLEIRQKSFERTLRGYDKDEVNAFLLSLSQEWERMNDEAKELKMKLDACEREVSKLREVETSLFKTLKTAEDTGSSMVDQAKKSAELYVREAQISADALLNEAKDKAKNTIEEADMTSRQMLGEMEDNLRELVNQYKAAESQRNNLLDDLKRLANETLDRADRVTQSTKNFNPEDHLILARREAKKSMYPNDNNGKHLHSQTQPETQKPVIKESEPMRSFFDEVA; encoded by the coding sequence ATGAAAATCACACCTTTAGAAATTCGTCAAAAATCTTTTGAGCGAACTCTCCGTGGTTACGACAAAGATGAAGTAAATGCTTTTCTCCTTTCTCTTTCCCAGGAATGGGAACGAATGAATGATGAAGCCAAAGAACTTAAGATGAAACTGGATGCCTGCGAGCGTGAGGTTTCAAAGCTTCGCGAAGTAGAAACATCACTCTTTAAAACGCTGAAGACTGCAGAAGACACCGGCTCAAGCATGGTAGATCAGGCCAAGAAATCAGCGGAGCTTTATGTACGTGAAGCTCAGATCAGTGCAGATGCGCTTTTAAATGAAGCGAAGGACAAAGCAAAGAATACAATTGAAGAAGCTGACATGACTTCGAGACAAATGCTTGGAGAAATGGAGGACAATCTTCGCGAACTGGTTAATCAGTATAAGGCAGCGGAGTCACAACGGAACAATTTGTTGGATGACTTAAAGCGTCTTGCCAACGAAACATTGGATCGTGCCGATCGCGTTACCCAGTCAACTAAGAATTTTAATCCAGAAGACCATCTTATACTAGCCCGACGTGAAGCTAAGAAGTCGATGTATCCCAATGATAATAACGGAAAGCATCTTCACTCACAAACGCAGCCCGAAACTCAAAAGCCTGTCATCAAGGAATCAGAGCCTATGCGTTCCTTCTTTGATGAAGTAGCATGA
- a CDS encoding WD40 repeat domain-containing protein, translating into MAIQIQKLHTLTGHRDCVYTLQSSGDSSVFFSSAGDGMVVQWDMNHPEEGERIAQLPNSIYALHYSSFKDILIVGHNYEGIHLLDWRNKKEIGSLKISSAAIFDIQTEGRICYVACGDGAVVVVDLDRLIILKTLSRTDKSARTIAVNPIRRELAVGYSDQYIRVFDLDSLESKYEWESHSNSVFTLVYTPDFKFLLSGSRDARLKSWNADADYALHQEVVAHLYAINNIVFSPDGKHFVTCSLDKSIKVWQAADLTLLKVIDKARHAGHGTSVNKLLWTSFHNQLVSASDDRTISIWDVIF; encoded by the coding sequence ATGGCAATTCAAATACAAAAGCTGCACACACTTACGGGTCACCGAGATTGTGTTTACACCCTGCAATCTTCAGGGGACTCTTCTGTATTTTTTTCAAGTGCTGGTGATGGAATGGTGGTTCAATGGGATATGAACCATCCTGAAGAGGGGGAGAGAATTGCTCAATTGCCAAATTCAATTTATGCTCTGCATTATTCTTCCTTTAAGGATATTCTGATAGTTGGCCATAATTATGAAGGGATTCATTTGCTTGACTGGCGGAATAAAAAGGAGATTGGGTCCCTGAAAATTTCTTCCGCAGCAATTTTTGATATTCAAACGGAAGGAAGAATATGTTATGTAGCCTGTGGCGATGGGGCTGTTGTTGTAGTAGATCTTGATCGTCTGATCATTCTTAAAACCTTATCCAGAACGGATAAAAGTGCCAGGACGATCGCGGTGAATCCAATCCGAAGAGAGCTCGCCGTTGGTTATAGTGATCAATATATCCGAGTATTTGACCTTGACAGTTTAGAGAGCAAGTATGAGTGGGAATCTCATTCAAATTCGGTTTTTACCCTCGTCTATACCCCCGATTTTAAGTTTTTGTTAAGTGGATCCAGGGATGCAAGACTAAAATCATGGAATGCGGATGCCGATTATGCACTTCATCAGGAGGTGGTAGCTCATCTGTACGCGATCAATAACATTGTTTTTAGTCCGGATGGCAAACATTTTGTAACTTGCAGCCTGGATAAATCGATTAAGGTCTGGCAGGCGGCTGACCTCACACTTCTGAAAGTAATTGACAAGGCTAGACACGCTGGACACGGAACTTCCGTTAATAAGCTACTCTGGACTTCTTTTCACAATCAGTTAGTCAGCGCCAGTGATGACCGAACGATATCCATATGGGACGTAATTTTTTAA
- a CDS encoding 4'-phosphopantetheinyl transferase superfamily protein — protein MPLLKIHSLGEEKAWALWHMTESESELSEMLEESCPAEIVNEIKRREWLSGRKLIRILLESLELQYLGLTKDEFGKPFLKGHPHQISLSHSYPYVAAQIDRDNSVGIDLEQPKEKLRKIAPRVFSKIEVDDAGDNIVKLCIYWCAKEALYKIYGKRNLLFTDHLLIMPFAMENEGSISGKIQLPEVNTTVSLYYVIMKEFVIVYTV, from the coding sequence ATGCCGCTTCTTAAAATACATTCATTGGGAGAAGAAAAAGCATGGGCCCTTTGGCACATGACGGAGTCAGAATCTGAGCTTTCAGAGATGTTGGAAGAATCATGCCCGGCAGAGATCGTCAATGAAATAAAACGACGAGAATGGCTTTCAGGCAGGAAGTTGATTAGAATTTTATTGGAAAGTCTGGAACTTCAATATTTGGGTTTAACAAAGGATGAATTTGGAAAACCCTTTCTTAAAGGACATCCTCATCAAATATCATTATCTCATTCTTATCCGTATGTTGCCGCCCAAATCGATCGGGATAATTCCGTTGGAATTGATCTGGAGCAGCCAAAGGAAAAGCTGCGAAAAATTGCCCCAAGAGTTTTTAGTAAAATTGAAGTCGACGATGCCGGTGACAATATTGTTAAATTATGTATTTACTGGTGTGCCAAAGAGGCGCTGTATAAGATCTACGGAAAACGGAACCTTCTTTTTACAGATCACCTTTTGATCATGCCCTTTGCAATGGAAAATGAAGGAAGTATTTCCGGGAAAATTCAATTACCAGAAGTTAATACAACGGTTAGTCTCTATTACGTTATTATGAAAGAGTTTGTAATTGTTTATACTGTATAA
- a CDS encoding redoxin domain-containing protein, with protein MVMITLGSKAQVRNFSLTNVVDGSTVSLESYPSCSGMVIVFTSNACPYDKYYTARLKHLITTYQGKIQFLLINSYTEPEESADKMKAAYDGWTLPVPYLADKDQVAMECLTARKSPEVFLLKSINGKYEVVFSGAIDDNAQVSAAVSETYLRASIDKLLAGQKIELTNVRPVGCTIRKK; from the coding sequence ATGGTTATGATAACCTTAGGCTCAAAGGCTCAAGTCAGGAATTTCTCTTTGACAAATGTTGTTGATGGATCAACTGTGTCCCTGGAAAGTTATCCATCATGTTCCGGAATGGTAATTGTTTTCACCAGTAATGCATGCCCTTACGATAAATATTATACCGCCAGGTTAAAGCATCTTATCACAACTTATCAGGGCAAGATTCAGTTTCTGCTTATCAATTCTTACACCGAGCCTGAAGAATCAGCAGATAAAATGAAGGCAGCCTATGATGGATGGACTTTACCTGTTCCCTACCTTGCAGATAAGGACCAGGTCGCAATGGAATGCCTGACTGCCAGAAAAAGTCCTGAAGTCTTTCTATTGAAAAGCATCAACGGAAAATATGAAGTAGTGTTCAGTGGGGCTATTGATGACAACGCACAGGTTTCTGCCGCTGTATCTGAAACATATCTACGAGCATCTATTGATAAACTTCTTGCCGGGCAAAAGATAGAACTTACAAATGTCAGACCTGTTGGCTGTACGATAAGAAAGAAATAA
- a CDS encoding acyl-CoA carboxylase subunit beta, with protein sequence MDVEFNRNEDLFKQLCFQLETREKKLRLGGGEKKIEEQHQKGKLTARERIDYLIDKNSDFIEVGLLAGEGMYKEQGGCPGGGVVTGLGRVKGRLCVIVANDATVKAGAWFPITAKKNLRAQEIAMENHLPIIYLVDSAGVFLPMQDEIFPDKEHFGRQFRNNAKMSSMGIVQIAAIMGSCVAGGAYLPIMSDEAMIVDKTGSIFLAGSYLVKAAIGEEIDNETLGGATTHCEISGVTDNKFPNDQACLDYIRSIMDKVGKAHDAGFDRIKSQAPKEKPEELYGIFPADRSKPHDTMEIIRRLVDNSEFDEYKALHGKTIICGYGRIDGWAVGIVANQRKVVKNKKGEMQMGGVIYSDSADKAARFIMNCNQRKIPLLFLQDVSGFMVGSKAEHGGIIKDGAKMVNAMANSTVPKFTVILGNSYGAGNYAMCGKAYDPRLIVAWPTAQIAVMSGASAAKTLLQIRISTLKAQGKKIEKQEEEQLLKEITDRYNEQLSPYYAAARLWVDAIIDPLDTRKYISAGIEAASQAPVEKFNVGVIQT encoded by the coding sequence ATGGATGTAGAATTCAATCGAAACGAAGATCTTTTTAAGCAATTATGTTTCCAGCTGGAGACAAGAGAAAAGAAACTTCGTTTAGGTGGAGGTGAAAAGAAAATTGAAGAGCAGCATCAAAAGGGAAAGCTTACCGCACGTGAACGTATCGATTATCTCATCGATAAAAATTCAGATTTTATAGAAGTTGGCCTCCTCGCAGGAGAAGGCATGTATAAAGAGCAAGGTGGTTGTCCAGGTGGTGGTGTGGTTACTGGATTGGGTCGTGTGAAGGGCCGCTTGTGTGTGATTGTTGCAAATGATGCAACTGTAAAAGCAGGAGCATGGTTTCCAATCACGGCAAAGAAAAACTTAAGAGCTCAGGAGATTGCAATGGAAAATCATTTGCCCATCATTTACCTGGTGGACAGTGCAGGGGTTTTTCTTCCTATGCAGGATGAAATTTTTCCTGATAAAGAACATTTCGGCCGACAGTTTCGAAACAATGCAAAAATGTCTTCGATGGGCATTGTGCAGATTGCCGCTATCATGGGAAGTTGTGTTGCCGGTGGTGCCTATCTTCCGATTATGTCGGATGAGGCAATGATCGTGGATAAGACAGGTTCCATATTTTTAGCAGGATCCTATTTGGTTAAAGCTGCTATTGGCGAAGAGATTGATAACGAAACACTGGGAGGGGCTACCACGCATTGTGAAATCTCCGGCGTCACTGATAATAAGTTTCCGAATGATCAGGCTTGTCTAGATTATATCAGGAGCATCATGGATAAAGTCGGCAAGGCACATGATGCAGGCTTTGATAGGATCAAATCACAGGCACCCAAGGAAAAACCTGAGGAACTTTATGGAATTTTTCCCGCAGATCGATCCAAGCCTCATGATACGATGGAAATTATCAGACGCCTGGTTGATAACTCCGAGTTTGATGAGTACAAAGCACTTCATGGAAAGACCATTATTTGCGGCTATGGCAGAATTGATGGATGGGCTGTTGGTATTGTAGCCAATCAGCGGAAGGTGGTTAAGAATAAAAAAGGTGAGATGCAGATGGGTGGAGTAATTTATTCTGACTCTGCGGATAAAGCCGCTCGCTTTATAATGAATTGTAATCAAAGAAAGATCCCATTGCTATTCCTTCAGGATGTAAGTGGTTTTATGGTTGGTAGCAAGGCAGAGCACGGCGGGATAATAAAGGATGGTGCGAAGATGGTAAACGCAATGGCCAATTCAACCGTTCCAAAGTTTACTGTGATTCTTGGAAACTCGTACGGTGCAGGGAATTATGCGATGTGTGGAAAGGCTTATGATCCGCGGTTGATAGTTGCCTGGCCGACGGCGCAAATCGCAGTAATGAGCGGAGCATCTGCCGCTAAAACATTGCTGCAAATCCGCATCAGCACATTGAAGGCGCAGGGGAAGAAAATAGAGAAACAGGAGGAAGAGCAGTTGTTGAAAGAGATTACTGACAGGTATAACGAGCAGCTAAGTCCATATTATGCCGCAGCGAGATTGTGGGTGGATGCGATCATTGATCCTCTTGATACCCGAAAGTATATTTCAGCAGGGATTGAGGCAGCCAGTCAAGCGCCTGTAGAGAAGTTTAATGTAGGGGTGATTCAGACGTAA
- a CDS encoding MCE family protein, which translates to MRNKELMVGIFAAVAIVLLYFGFNFLKGIDFFSSTSKYYVIYENVDNLAVSNPVQVSGFSVGRVSKIEIMQNKTHSVLVEIDIDSKIQLGDSTKAILDSELLGGKYVILSIGDVKNPLPAGSTLRSEVAKGMFDKITETAEPVASNLQTTLRKFNTAIEGLTKVSQRLDSIFTDLQATPNLLNATLRNANGKITTLSTSFSDVASNLNVTLTELKPTLKNFAVLSDSLKRMELNKTILKTQQTLTSLNETLGRLKKGDNTVSKLMTEDSLYVNMNRLLIRMDSLVSHLNNYPKHFTAPLGKSRKKVVRDLKRDEDKRKADEEKKKAAAKN; encoded by the coding sequence GTGAGAAATAAAGAGTTGATGGTGGGGATTTTTGCGGCGGTAGCAATCGTCCTGTTATATTTTGGATTTAATTTTTTGAAAGGCATCGATTTCTTCTCATCGACCTCCAAGTATTATGTCATTTATGAAAATGTAGATAACTTGGCTGTTTCCAATCCGGTTCAGGTGAGTGGATTTTCTGTGGGTCGGGTAAGCAAAATTGAGATCATGCAAAACAAGACCCACAGCGTGCTGGTTGAGATCGACATTGATTCAAAGATCCAGCTTGGAGATTCTACAAAAGCAATTTTAGATAGTGAGCTATTGGGTGGTAAATATGTTATTCTTTCCATTGGAGATGTCAAGAACCCCCTGCCCGCAGGCAGCACGCTTCGCTCTGAAGTAGCAAAGGGAATGTTTGATAAGATCACGGAAACAGCCGAACCTGTTGCCAGCAATTTGCAGACTACGCTTCGTAAATTTAACACAGCAATTGAAGGGCTTACAAAAGTTTCTCAGCGTCTTGATTCTATTTTTACAGATCTGCAGGCTACGCCAAATCTTTTAAACGCAACATTGCGCAATGCCAATGGAAAGATCACAACACTTTCCACAAGTTTCTCTGATGTCGCTTCCAATCTTAATGTTACTCTTACTGAATTAAAACCCACTTTAAAGAACTTCGCTGTTTTATCAGATTCATTAAAGAGAATGGAATTGAACAAAACGATATTAAAAACTCAGCAAACATTAACCAGCCTCAATGAAACCCTGGGAAGGCTGAAGAAGGGAGATAATACAGTAAGTAAACTCATGACTGAGGACTCACTGTACGTAAATATGAACCGACTGTTGATCAGAATGGATAGCCTGGTTAGTCATTTAAACAATTATCCGAAGCACTTTACGGCACCTCTAGGCAAAAGCCGTAAAAAAGTAGTTCGTGATCTCAAGCGTGATGAAGATAAGAGGAAGGCAGACGAAGAAAAGAAAAAAGCTGCGGCTAAAAATTAA
- a CDS encoding N-acetylmuramoyl-L-alanine amidase, producing the protein MNIRAKLFLLAITLLNSSAVTRRVDTGVHIVVIDAGHGGKDQGTRGISLKEKDVALKIALKVGAYIEKNIPGVKVIYTRKDDRYIALDERAAIANKNKADLFICIHANAVSKAEINGTETYVMGLQKAGGNLDVAKRENSVIVLDDNYQERYEGFDPNSPESNILFSLAQSAYQESSLNFAGKVEAEFKTRLGRKSKGVKQAPFWVLWRTGMPSVLIEVGFLTNPKEEKFLSEEAGQNLIASGIYRAFKDYKTQVESIN; encoded by the coding sequence GTGAATATTCGCGCTAAGCTCTTTTTGTTAGCAATAACCTTGCTAAACTCTTCGGCAGTGACCCGGCGCGTTGATACGGGTGTCCATATAGTCGTTATTGATGCCGGTCATGGGGGAAAGGATCAGGGCACCAGAGGTATTTCTTTAAAAGAGAAGGACGTGGCGCTGAAGATCGCCTTAAAGGTTGGAGCCTACATAGAAAAAAATATCCCGGGAGTGAAGGTTATTTATACCCGGAAGGATGACCGATACATTGCCCTTGACGAGCGGGCAGCCATAGCGAATAAAAATAAGGCTGATCTTTTCATCTGCATCCATGCCAATGCAGTGTCAAAGGCAGAGATCAATGGTACTGAAACATATGTTATGGGCCTTCAGAAGGCAGGTGGAAATCTCGATGTTGCCAAACGCGAGAATTCAGTGATTGTACTAGACGATAATTATCAGGAGCGGTATGAAGGATTTGATCCCAACAGCCCTGAGTCAAATATTTTATTTTCCCTTGCGCAGAGCGCTTATCAGGAGAGCAGTCTTAACTTCGCGGGAAAGGTAGAAGCTGAATTCAAGACTCGGCTTGGACGAAAAAGCAAAGGTGTAAAGCAAGCGCCTTTCTGGGTCTTGTGGCGTACAGGAATGCCAAGCGTATTGATCGAAGTAGGCTTTCTTACTAATCCCAAGGAAGAAAAATTCCTGAGTGAAGAAGCCGGACAAAATCTGATTGCTTCAGGAATTTATCGGGCTTTTAAAGATTATAAAACACAGGTAGAATCTATAAATTAA
- a CDS encoding LPS-assembly protein LptD, with translation MNFSLKTKFLAVPFPNTTVRFVGIFFLLITVISSYGQVEKPVASPKGDLKTLPKDSIGLKQDTARVKSDSLARKKKGDIETTINYSARDSINSSLDRKIVHLYGDAKIKYGEVELIAEEITIDYEQSTITANGRQDTLGRWIGYPIFTNSGEKYETKKMIYNIKTKKALITEVVTKQGEGFLHGQAVFKNEKNELLSLRNAYTTCDLAHPHYQIIASKAKAIPGDKIVVGPFHMEFNDVPLPLGFAFGIFPSPRQSSSGIIVPAYGEENNRGFFLRNGGYFFDISDYFKLQLTGDIYSKGSSGLYINTSYRSRYSYSGNFNFSYTNNRLTSNIEDPNTVKDFRVTWSHTPLSRGSGRFSASVNAATASYNLSNFLPLASNSTTNRIDATSRKLSSNISYSKTFGSIATLGINYRINQDLITKQVDMPLPDLSFNLNNLYPLKKVSESMIFQNLSMRYTMTATNQITNNLGRIDINGTRQPYLDLSGNPITHDSIAPFNFTNLPTFIRNANKGVRHTIPLSTSFKFLNFFTISPSFNYDEIWYFDKTRWKLSDDSTAAVIDRKEQGFNRLVTYSTSVNLTTRIYGTYFFKRAYGVQAIRHIINPTIGYSYTPNFADPKYEYFDVLRLKNAKYDTYKSVHEGYTYGGARTGTSSVLSFGINNTIEMKVKSKKDTVAKKIPIFNTLSINSGYNFAADSFRLQPFSLAANTNVLNDKLNVNLSAVLDPYQYVKIYEQAKYDSVVAVGGSDLANRTQVVEIQTRNYAWESTQAIPFRVIKESNFGIGRITSANLALSTNFSSKGQKKDNDTRDKILKSNAPPAEKQYLIQNPDSYVDFDIPWNLRLSYNANYSHSVNSTPKVTQSLRFNGDFSLTKAWKVTYNSGYDFEAKEITTTQLGITRDLHCWTVNLSWVPFGRFTSYTFFIGVKSSLLKDLKLNRTRSFYDL, from the coding sequence GTGAATTTTTCGCTTAAAACTAAATTTTTAGCTGTACCCTTTCCTAACACCACAGTGCGATTTGTAGGTATTTTTTTTCTTTTAATAACAGTAATCTCCTCATACGGTCAGGTTGAGAAACCTGTTGCGTCGCCCAAAGGTGATTTAAAGACCCTTCCCAAGGATTCTATAGGCTTAAAACAAGATACCGCCCGGGTAAAAAGTGATTCCCTTGCAAGAAAAAAGAAAGGTGACATTGAAACGACGATCAATTATTCTGCCCGTGATTCCATCAACTCAAGTCTGGATCGCAAAATCGTTCACCTCTATGGCGATGCAAAAATCAAGTACGGAGAGGTTGAGCTGATCGCAGAAGAAATAACTATTGACTATGAGCAGTCTACCATCACGGCTAACGGAAGGCAGGATACTCTAGGTCGATGGATTGGTTATCCTATTTTCACCAATTCAGGTGAAAAATATGAGACCAAAAAAATGATCTATAACATTAAAACAAAGAAGGCACTCATTACTGAAGTTGTCACAAAACAAGGCGAGGGATTTCTCCACGGACAAGCAGTATTCAAAAATGAAAAGAACGAACTACTTAGCTTACGCAACGCTTACACCACCTGTGATCTCGCTCATCCTCATTATCAGATCATAGCATCCAAAGCAAAAGCAATACCCGGAGATAAAATAGTAGTAGGTCCTTTTCATATGGAATTCAATGACGTTCCCTTACCACTAGGATTTGCTTTCGGAATTTTCCCCTCTCCACGACAAAGCAGTTCAGGAATTATTGTTCCTGCTTATGGAGAAGAGAACAACAGAGGATTTTTTCTGAGAAATGGTGGATATTTCTTTGATATCAGTGATTACTTCAAGCTCCAACTTACTGGAGATATTTACTCAAAAGGATCCTCCGGACTTTATATCAATACAAGCTACCGCTCACGCTACAGCTACAGCGGAAATTTTAACTTCAGTTACACCAATAATCGTCTTACCAGCAACATTGAAGATCCCAACACTGTAAAAGATTTTCGTGTAACCTGGAGTCATACGCCATTAAGTCGTGGAAGCGGAAGATTCTCCGCTTCTGTTAATGCTGCAACTGCATCTTATAATCTCAGTAATTTCTTGCCTCTTGCTTCTAATTCTACCACCAACAGAATTGATGCAACAAGTCGAAAATTAAGTTCCAACATTTCCTATTCAAAAACTTTCGGATCGATTGCAACACTTGGTATCAATTATAGAATCAACCAGGATCTTATAACCAAGCAGGTTGACATGCCATTGCCTGATCTTAGCTTTAACCTTAACAATCTTTATCCTTTGAAGAAAGTCTCTGAAAGCATGATCTTTCAGAATCTTTCTATGCGTTATACAATGACTGCCACCAATCAGATCACCAATAATCTTGGAAGGATCGATATAAACGGTACCCGTCAGCCTTATCTTGATCTATCTGGTAACCCTATCACCCACGACAGTATTGCTCCCTTCAATTTTACCAACCTTCCAACTTTCATTCGCAATGCCAATAAAGGCGTGCGTCACACTATCCCTCTCTCAACTTCTTTCAAGTTTTTGAATTTCTTCACGATCAGTCCAAGTTTCAATTATGATGAGATATGGTATTTTGACAAAACTCGCTGGAAATTATCTGATGATAGTACTGCTGCAGTAATTGACAGAAAGGAGCAAGGATTTAACAGACTGGTGACTTATTCCACCAGTGTGAATCTTACAACACGCATTTATGGAACTTACTTTTTTAAGAGAGCTTATGGGGTTCAAGCCATACGACACATCATTAATCCAACGATAGGTTATAGTTATACACCCAATTTTGCAGATCCAAAGTATGAGTACTTTGATGTGTTGCGCCTTAAAAATGCAAAGTATGACACTTATAAATCTGTCCACGAGGGATATACTTATGGCGGAGCAAGAACGGGCACGAGCTCTGTATTGAGCTTTGGGATCAATAACACCATTGAGATGAAGGTTAAAAGCAAGAAAGACACGGTCGCTAAGAAGATACCAATATTTAACACCCTTTCCATTAACAGTGGATACAACTTCGCCGCAGATTCATTCAGACTACAACCCTTTAGTCTAGCAGCCAATACAAATGTTCTGAACGATAAGCTAAACGTGAACTTAAGTGCTGTGCTGGATCCTTATCAGTATGTTAAAATCTATGAGCAGGCCAAATATGATTCCGTTGTGGCAGTTGGTGGCAGTGATCTTGCCAACCGAACACAGGTAGTTGAAATTCAAACGCGTAACTATGCATGGGAAAGTACTCAGGCAATTCCCTTTAGAGTTATTAAAGAATCAAATTTTGGCATTGGCAGAATTACCAGCGCTAATCTTGCACTCAGCACAAACTTCAGTTCAAAAGGACAGAAAAAGGATAATGATACTCGGGATAAGATCTTAAAATCAAATGCTCCCCCGGCAGAGAAACAGTATCTTATTCAAAATCCGGACTCGTATGTTGATTTTGATATTCCATGGAATCTAAGGCTAAGCTATAACGCCAATTATTCTCATTCTGTAAATAGCACTCCTAAGGTTACTCAATCATTAAGATTCAATGGAGATTTCAGCCTTACAAAAGCATGGAAGGTGACTTACAATTCCGGATATGACTTCGAGGCTAAAGAGATTACAACAACTCAATTAGGTATTACCCGTGACCTTCATTGCTGGACTGTCAACTTAAGCTGGGTTCCGTTTGGAAGATTCACTTCCTACACTTTCTTTATAGGTGTAAAATCTTCCCTTTTGAAGGATCTTAAGCTTAACAGAACCCGTTCCTTCTACGATCTTTAA